The region cttttgtttttagtcGCCTATTAAACATAGTGGAGTgcttttataaacttttcagCCGGCGGGTACATGGCTTAGTTTCAGGCGTCAATTTCATTGGAAACTAAATAGAAAACAATTCTTGAATTTGATTCTGTAAACATCTCTctttctcatctttgcgtattccactttgatataaattacattatgacatgtctaataataaataaattgcctATAAAATTTCTCCTCACCTAAATTTCTGTACGTACTGCTTCACCTCCATAGGGACGGGCGGTTTCAGCATGCTAGCCAGATGCCCGCACTGGTAGATGTCCACGCATTGCCCCTCCATGCCCTCCGGGGTGGAGCATGTTGCTGGGCAGCATACCTGAAACATTTAAGCAAAATATTTCGTGTAGTTTCTTTCGAGAGATAAGCTGTTTACGGGTCAAGCATTTATTTCAAGAGCTAAACCTTGCTTGCAGATCCATGATAGGAAAAGAggattcttttatttcaatgaGAATATCTTTTTCtcttgaatttaaaattttaattttatctatgtaatcGTATACACTTTCTTTAGGCGTTCATCCATCAATCCATCCACAACGAAGAATTTTATAACCGCACTTCCAGTTTGTCCATTTTAACCCAAAACGCCATAAAAcgtttgcaataaaaattcgTGTAACTAACGTGAGTAGTTTACTCAACAGAACAAGTTGAAACTTGTCATAGGAAGTAAAGAAAAGTCTGTCCAGatgggaaaaatataatatcactGATTGGAGTTACATTTCTAAGTCAGGCCAAAAACTTATCACCTTACCCTCGttgataaacattttattttatttagagatGGAATTGGACCCTGTtctaatcaaataaatttgcCGGTAATAGTTACGATCTAACCATTAGTCGCTGACAAATCACTTTTTATGTTAATCTGGGGTACAATAGCAGTtgcgtatttaaaaaaaaaaactaattagaAAATGGAAACggaatattgaaattaaattgcaaaagaaaaaaagatagaAATACCTTAGGAGTGGTCCGTTCAAATCCGCACGACGCTCCTCTCAGCAGATTCACTTCCTCCTGAGTCCTCGTCGGTTTGCTGACCAGCGCAGCCAGAGATGGACATCTTAGTATCGATATACATTCCCCAACGCCACCGCCGGGCGGGTTGCATGATTCTGGAAAATATCacaagattttttaaacaaatgacGCACGTGATTTAAATTGCAGTGTCAAAACTCTCGTAAggtctcattatctttctactaTTTATGTGTATTTGAATATATATCATATTGGTATATATTatgccgtgccgtgccgttatatattgtgccgtgtggttcccggcaccaaaacaaaaagaataggaccactccatctctttcccatggatgtcgtaaaaagcgactaagggataggcatataaacttgggattcttctttaaggcgatgggctagcgacctgtcactatttgaatctcaattccatcataaagccaaaccgcagaacgtggcctatcagtgtttttaaaactgttggctctgtctaccccgcaagggatttagacgtgattatatgtatgtatgaatgtaggaGTGCAGCGGTCAACGAAAGAcgataagtacctacatgtcTGGTCTACGCGCAGCTGATAACGCGACGCTTTTGGGAGTATTTTGAGaagcgtttattttttttggtttttactATGAAGCGAGATAATTATAcatgtactttttatttacccGATATGGTACTTTCCTTGATTAAAGCTACTGGATTCAAAGTCTATCTGTATAGAAAAAGGAAAACAACACTCACGCCCTCGGACGAGACTCGACGAGGCAATCACGTATAATACAGACACAACAAGTTTCATTTTGTTATCACCAAGCACGTATTCATtagatacttttattatttttgaggACACCAACGCGTCCGCTTCGGTCGACGGCGCGTCGTGTTCTGAGGCGTTATTCTGAAACTGGTATACATATATCTGACAGCCAAATTTTCCTGTTATTTTGTATCTCACAagataggtatattaattagtttatttatattgtttgttatacAGCATCTTGCACGTGAATCGCAGAATATACCTTGTGAAAACTTTCACTTTaagtttctatttttaaattgttttttttttttttttatttaagtatctgTTTTTTAGAACTCTAAGTTGTGTGTTGTCAGTGTTcaactttttctatttatcttgttttttatttgttaggaCCTTTAATTGGCTCCTGCAACTAGCTTTATTGCTACTactatattatgtttgtagCTGTTGGtcttcttattaaaataaaataaaaaaataaaatatctataatcAGCTTCCCGATCATAGTCTACTTTTATGCGGTAGCCTATAATATAGATCATTATCATTCCATGTCAGTCAGGATTTCTCTGCCTCTTTCATAACATAAGCCAGAGGCGGAAACGGGACGGAGCTATCCAGAATCAAGAGAcagcaatgcaaaattttcgGAAATCTATTCAAGTTCATTTCATTATCGTCAAAATCTTTTTGAAAGATTTCCTATTATAAATACGCTTacgctatttatttaaactatatgcatgtaaaatgtacaacaggttgctatttgaaattaatcgatattttttatttgtttcaaatattttctctgtaTACCGATATATCATCTGGTAAAAGAACTTTTGCTAAGACGTGTTTTCCGTACATATTACAGAGGAGCTAGTCCCTTTGGCTTCCACATAACATGCTccagattttctttttttttcgcctaaagaaaatgctgatcagattgaacaacttttgttaagacatCTTTTACATAACTCGGATGTTTTAGCTGATCTATATTGGTTCTGCATCAGGCGTTCCAGATCTTCGATTTAATAAGCTAACAGGAAATGCTCATCAGTCTgaaaaacttttgttaagTCGTCTTTTCGATATTAGTCTTTGGTTCAGCATCATCTGTTccagattccaaaataaattataccctatATGTTGACCAGGTATAAGAACTATACAATACAccaaaaaagtttcattcaaatccgttcaTACAAACCTTCGTCCTGAATCACTATCTATACAAAATAAGAAACCctttgtgtagttttaaagatgtaAGCATACTTACAGACTATGTCAAttaatgtgcaataaagatattgcaatcaattaataaaaatcaatgttATTCTCCATACTCCTCAAGAAGATAAATTCAGAAGATAAGCTGACCTCTAAGATTGAAGTCAATTGCTCAGAATACAAACAGGAAAAATCGTTGACGACActgatataagtatataaataaagaaaaaactatGAGTTGGgatttttctgttttaaattaaagattatGCTAAATTTTGTGAATCCAGATCTCAAGGATATTATCTGGAGAGGCCGTGTAAAAAGGACAAGGAAGTGgcggaaaaataaaatggggAGAAGAAAAATCGGAAGATTCCGACATTAGAGATTTTTGacgtttacatttaaaaaaataacacacgCGCTCAGTCAGTCGCTTAAAAAAGTGTCCTTCCGCATTAGGTTTCAGTAGACAGTACCTCGCTACTCCTAGATGGTGCTAGCCTCGAATGAAGAACCTAAAGATAtggataaataaaagtaatactGAGAAGAAGGAACCTATAGGTAACTTTCAAAGAAAAGTTTGTACAAGtagattaattattaaaatatatgatgAAAGAGAATATGACTAAACCAAGGGACAATTAACGcaatttaaaactatattatgAAGCAAAtgtattaaagttatttattgagTTGGTGAAGGATATAATTTAACAACCGGTCTTTTATAAACACCGTATTTTGTTTTACCTAAGGCAACTCtgacaattccatcattgccCGGATATACTTTTGATATAAAACCTAAAGGCTTAGTTAATGGAGCGAAGTGAATGAGACTAGACCCGAAATaagtataactttttttaagtttaaaccTTACAACAGTCCTAGCATCTAAAATCCAGaacttttgttttagaataaatagGTTGTTATGCAGCTTTCCTTGTTCCCGAAATGCCCCTatatattcaaaaaattacatacatacataaaacctctttcccggaggggtaggcagagactacatctttccacttgccacgatctctgcatacttccttcgcttcatccacattcataactctcttcatacaagctcggcggtttcgggtactcttgacctgaccggTCAGAATTCGTGAGTCTGCCACCAATACGAAGGACATTGACCTCGTCAAGAAAAAcggcgctcagccaatagcaacGAATAGTTtaaatcgcgattacaaagatttcacggattcgCGAAAGATCTTTTGGACCCTTATGAAGACACTTTGGTGGCGatcgagccgaatcattgctcccgctacatttCTATTTGCTTCCCAATAAGACAGCATTACTTCCATTTTAAATCagaagataattaaaaatattggatgACCGCTGGTTCATGAATCATCATGACATCAGAATCACCAGCCGTAGAGTCTTAATTACATGTAAATAGTTATATCTTCATAGGCCAATAATTTTATCCATATAATTCGTCATATCATAGTGTTTAAACCTGCCTTTGTTATCGGCTTGTGTTTAAACGCCTACCAGAAATGCACCTATATTACTTCCAATAAATTCGAAGTGCCTGCCATAACGGATAAATGCTCACCAAATTGTGTATCACAAAATATTCTAGAAATAaagctattttgctttttattacattctataaaaataaatacacacctttaaagtcaatttgagtccaaattttgtaaattatcgcTAAGGAGATgttaccaatattttattttattactttcattttAGTTATCTATGCTGAGGGAAAAAATTACAGTCAaccgcaaatatttttttcataccaaatataatattgattacacCAAACACaagttacataattaatgcattatgcatttaattatatatttttatgcagttACATAATTACTTTGTTGTCAATTATTGCAACACATAATGACTAAGGTATACAATGAAACAAACCATTGGTAGatgaggaaataaaaaatctaaattaaaacagaaattttattaaagtgttcataagattaatttaagaataatcAATGGCACTTCAAAAGGAACACAATAATTACAGTCTTATACAATCTTATCTTATAAGATTaatttgtacttaaaaataatcaatggcactttatattttacgtatATATTACGTTTATATTACGTAATCTTAGCTTgaccataatatattttggattTTGGTTACATAATTTGATTACAATAAAGCAAATTTGAACTGTACATTTTGGTATCAATGTTACTGTTTTAATGAAACAATATTTGGTGAGCATTTATCCATTTTGGCaatcaaaaagaatatttgtaCACAACGTACGATTATTCTGACGTGtgtatacttattttgaaGCTTAATACGTTTTACTTTGGGAAACTAAGtatagattgattttaatttatatggagttaatttattttactgggtactaaaatttggaaaacaaaAGCTATTTTGGTGAGCCCTTAAATTGTACCCTTTGTTATCGCCAGGGAGttaattcataataataaaataattatacacatttataacattattataattgtaaatttttaagccTTATATCACATAAGAACTTTTGACTAGAACATCATTCGACAGTAAGGGAATTAGCTCCAACCTTATACttagaaaattaaatgtctTCAACCACTAACTCGTATCTTAGACgctgtataaaaaataaagttaaacactatttgaatatcaattatatcattcagctgaacgtgcctataattcttttaaagactgttggctctgtctaccccgcaagggatatagacgtgattatacgtatgtatgtatctatatttttacgaaattaacatttttaacactAACACTTTAGCAATTTTTAACAAGAGCCGACGTACTTTGAatgatacctacttacattttttgtgaGTATTGGCAAGTTTAGAGTTTCCGCCTTAATAAACATCATTGCGATCCGTCCCTGTCACCCATCATTTGCACCGGATTAAGCGAtgtttcttaattaaattatatttaaaaaagaaatttacaatttcaattaaaactgTCATTTTTTGAATATGCAGCATACAGAAAGAATAATCAGAAGATTATTTACGATTGTAttcattgacttttacaatacaaGTCAATTTGAACGACGAACAAATATTACGACGATCCTAAATAAAATCGGTCTTAATTACGACTCACAACCTCACGAATCCAGTCCATATGGTCAATGACACTAGTGTAAATACCCGGCTTGCCTTCCGTCCCGCATTTAGTATAACCTGAGCTAATCACCCCCCATAATTCCACCTTATAGTCAATCGACCCTGCATACCTTGGCAAAGCTAATGGTCCCCCAGAATCGCCCCTACACATATCCTTTTCCGGTTCTCCACCGgcgcaaataatattttcagctAACTTGGCAGAAGGATATGCGTTTTGACATTGCTTTTTAGGAAATAAAGGTAAGGCTATATGTTTAGTGGTACTGCTGTAGATCCCTCGGGATATCTCCCCCCATCCTGCTGCAATGAAGGTTGTGTTCTTCTCGATATGTCCTGAGGGTAGGCAGATTGGTCTCACGAAATCTggaaattataagtatttttttgaagACTTTATCTTACTATACATAGGTCCGTCTAGGAGTCAAGATCACGGCGTCGCTTGCGCATGTATTCTTCCTCCTGTCtgtagtcccagttgcatcctcaccactctggagaggagcccgggttacgcctttgaccatggatcctggattgggtgagtcaggtttttacacgaagcgactcccatctgacctccgcaacccttGCAGGGcaaccttacccgtattggatcgatcatggttacacatccagttgcctgaatgtgcaggttacctcacgacgttttccctcgccgtaagagcatcggttagtaatgaaactaatgtacataacttcaaaaTTACACAATACATTCATCCTATCTATTGTAGCATTCGCCTTTTCATTCCTGTCACTTTGAGTCCTTTCACTTGAAAATCCCTCGTTTACTGTCCCAATAGATATGAAGGAAGGAACCccatacttttaaataataatatatataaacatatacttacgagacaaattacacagattgagttagcctcgaagtatgtacgagacttgtgttacgggatactaactcaacgatactatattttataataaatacttatatagataaacatccgagacccaggccaatcagaaatagTTCTTTTTCTCCTCATGAGCAGAAAAGaactatttcatttcattcatcattcatCCATTCAAAATAACCTTTGAACATCCTTACCACTAAAAGAAACTACTTTCTTTAACTTAAGTACAGCAATATCATGTTCCTTGTCATCGTATCCTGGGTGCACGAAGGTTTCCACCACTGGTATCCTGACGACTTCATCAGAACATATTCCAGCTACGCAATCGATCTCAGAGTTGAGGTCATATTCGCCAAGTCTAGCTACCATTCTGTAACGAAGAATTTCTCGATTTAGAACTAAATACGtataattgtgccgtgtggctcccggcaccaatagaaaaatgaacaggaccactccatttctcttccgtggatttcgtaaaatgcgactgaggggtaggcttataaactggggattcttcttttaggcgatgggcgagcaacccgtcaattctcaattctatcttaaagccaaatagctgaacgtggcctgtctgtctaccccgcaagacgtgattatatgtatatactttcATGTAATCACCCCCTACTTCAACCACAGATGTATTGGGATGTGATTGATTATAGtatattatagtattttttgtataaaccGATTCCCAATTCAGTTATTAGTGGAGagttacttaataaaattataaagtaacTCCACAATTAGTTACTTAACTAAGTTTAATGGTGGATGGACCTACCAAAACAGGTTTATATTCAGGTAAGTAATGAACGCGTATTTAAATGATACCACGCAAACCCGGGGCGGGAAGCTAGTCGGTACTTTGAAAGTTCTCACGCCGGGTTACCCCCTCCGCCTCAACGCCAGCAAACGCTGTGTGCGCTACGAAAGCAAGCGATGCGCTACGAGCGATGCGCTACGAACGATTGCTACAGAGCCGTAGCAGCTCTACGAATGGAGCCGGCGACGCTACGAGGTCTGCGAAATGCGCTACGAATGTGAGTTATTTTGGTatacagtttatttatatcgcGATTCTTTAGTTGAAGCAATGTGGGTCTTAGCATGTCGGTGTTGGGTCGAAAATGGCTTAACAGCccgcttttatttttattccgaTAACAGAAAACCAGAACAGTTGGAGTCATCTTGTCAAGGCCGTATCGTTAACAAAAATGTTGCCATGCGGATGATGTAACCGGCAGCGTTCATTGagatacataaatcacgcctctttcccggaggggtaggcagaggccacatctttccacctgCCACTGTCCCTGCAcacatctttcgcttcatccacaattataactctcttcacgcaagcttgtcggtttcgggtattcttTTAATTGACATATCCAatgcggcagtaaacttagtacctattaattaatttatttgacgtccaccaatgttgtgaaaccaaaagatgtgACAGTTCTTTAGTGATATGGAGTGTActataacaattaataaaaaataaaaattaaaattaaatttttacattagTCTTTTGTTACAATTTCTTTCGCCGTGATTAAGTATGTCACGGCGAACCAGTCTACTGTTAAGGACTTTTTTAAGACGTTCAACATTATTGGAAGTACAGAAATGGGCCGACATTTATGTAGCGGGAttgatgattcggctcgaccgccaccaaagggaagatcttccgccaggctaggtgttatgcctggggaaccgcggcaccgacgatgttgtgtcagagtttgtatatatagctccaatccgtgaaatctttgcttgcgcgatttaggttttttttctgtttttgactgataacgtcgcttgattttatttttttgacttgtggcgtatagattttGCTACAGTTGTTAATTTCACCATTGTCTCCAAGTTAAGGTTTAAGTATACTTGCGCCTTCGTAAAGATATCAGGAAATTTTCCAGACAATAAAGCGAAAGTCATCTAGGGCAATGATAGGTTATAGCAGATTGAATAACCAAAGTTGTTAATGTCATTTTCGATTTAAGTAGTATATCGTCTTCCTCCTAGCtttggagaagagcccggggtatgcctttgaccatggatcctggattgggtgagtcaggtttttacacgaagcgactcccgtctgacctccgcaactcccgtctgacctccgcaacatttACAGGAACCTAACATTCtacatggttacacatctagttccctaaatgtgcaggattcctcacaatgtttccAATCATCGTTAATACAACAGTTAGacatcaaactaatgtatgtaagtcaGAAAACAAGTCACTGGTACATCACACGGGCAGGACAAtaagatttgaacctgtagCTCAATGTTCAAATGAAAagatgaagaaaatgctgcagtgcagatttggaagcggcagtaaacttagttttaagtaatttatttgacgtcaaccaatgttgttaaaccatacgttttgacaattattaagcgatacgaagtatcctataataatgaataaaaattttgaattttgaaatactaTCCCTCAGACATCCACCAAcgctttatttgtttttagtttatatgtttgttaccACTTTACCGGTAACCTACTGAATTaatatcttcttgaaatatcacgtatatgtaattaagagtctggagaaggacatagggtaacTTTAATTCCGATAAAAATtgtagttcccgtgggatttgcataaaacctgtattcttttgta is a window of Amyelois transitella isolate CPQ chromosome 26, ilAmyTran1.1, whole genome shotgun sequence DNA encoding:
- the LOC106132017 gene encoding phenoloxidase-activating enzyme 1 isoform X2, with the protein product MNIIHQAPWLVFMEYYRRGFQADNRCGGTLISSRHVVTAAHCVKKSRYIKMVARLGEYDLNSEIDCVAGICSDEVVRIPVVETFVHPGYDDKEHDIAVLKLKKVVSFSDFVRPICLPSGHIEKNTTFIAAGWGEISRGIYSSTTKHIALPLFPKKQCQNAYPSAKLAENIICAGGEPEKDMCRGDSGGPLALPRFFIRG
- the LOC106132017 gene encoding phenoloxidase-activating enzyme 1 isoform X1, with translation MNIIHQAPWLVFMEYYRRGFQADNRCGGTLISSRHVVTAAHCVKKSRYIKMVARLGEYDLNSEIDCVAGICSDEVVRIPVVETFVHPGYDDKEHDIAVLKLKKVVSFSDFVRPICLPSGHIEKNTTFIAAGWGEISRGIYSSTTKHIALPLFPKKQCQNAYPSAKLAENIICAGGEPEKDMCRGDSGGPLALPRYAGSIDYKVELWGVISSGYTKCGTEGKPGIYTSVIDHMDWIREVVSRN